In Arthrobacter sp. B3I4, the following proteins share a genomic window:
- a CDS encoding CTP synthase, translating into MIGSNSVVQRSNSRVNSRFPGSSKTTKHIFVTGGVASSLGKGLTASSLGHLLRARGLSVTMQKLDPYLNVDPGTMNPFQHGEVFVTDDGAETDLDVGHYERFLDENLEGSANVTTGQVYSTVIAKERRGEYLGDTVQVIPHITDEIKRRMRLPAEGKNAPDVIITEIGGTVGDIESQPFLESARQVRQDVGRNNVFFLHVSLVPYIGPSQELKTKPTQHSVAALRSIGIQPEAIVIRSDREVPQAMRDKIGRMCDVDIDAVIGCPDAPSIYDIPKTLHSQGLDSYIVRALDLPFKDVDWTSWDKLLEAVHNPKHEVEIALVGKYIDLPDAYLSVTEALRAGGFANDTKVKIRWVPSDECDTEEGAVRSLAGVDAICVPGGFGIRGLEGKLGALKYARESKLPVLGLCLGLQCMVIEYARNVVGLEGASSSEFEPDSKYPVIATMEEQLEYVEGRGDLGGTMRLGLYEAKLDEGSVIAETYGKTVVSERHRHRYEVNNKYREQIAAKGLVFSGTSPDGKLVEYAELPREVHPYYVATQAHPELSSRPTRPHPLFAGLVKAALDHQHGVGQPAAAAAKAAKAATAESK; encoded by the coding sequence ATGATAGGCTCAAATTCCGTGGTGCAGCGATCAAATTCCCGTGTAAATTCCCGGTTCCCGGGCTCGTCCAAGACGACCAAACACATCTTCGTAACCGGTGGTGTGGCGTCCTCGCTCGGTAAGGGACTGACGGCTTCGAGCCTCGGTCACCTCCTGCGGGCACGCGGCCTGTCTGTAACAATGCAGAAGCTCGATCCTTATCTCAACGTGGATCCGGGCACGATGAACCCCTTCCAGCACGGCGAAGTCTTCGTGACAGACGATGGTGCGGAAACCGACCTTGACGTCGGGCACTACGAACGCTTCCTCGATGAAAACCTCGAAGGATCCGCCAACGTCACGACCGGCCAGGTCTACTCCACAGTCATCGCCAAGGAGCGCCGCGGCGAGTACCTCGGGGACACGGTCCAGGTCATCCCGCACATCACCGATGAGATCAAGCGCCGCATGCGGCTGCCGGCCGAAGGCAAGAACGCCCCGGACGTCATCATCACCGAAATCGGCGGCACCGTCGGCGACATCGAATCCCAGCCGTTCCTCGAGTCCGCCCGCCAGGTCCGTCAGGACGTCGGCCGGAACAACGTCTTCTTCCTGCACGTGTCGCTGGTGCCCTACATCGGCCCCTCGCAGGAACTGAAAACCAAGCCGACGCAGCACTCCGTCGCCGCGCTGCGCTCCATCGGCATCCAGCCGGAGGCTATCGTGATCCGCTCGGACCGCGAGGTTCCGCAGGCCATGCGCGACAAGATCGGCCGCATGTGCGACGTCGACATCGACGCTGTCATCGGCTGCCCGGATGCACCGAGCATTTACGACATCCCCAAGACGCTGCACTCGCAGGGGCTGGACTCCTACATCGTTCGCGCCCTTGACCTGCCGTTCAAGGACGTCGACTGGACCAGCTGGGACAAGCTCCTTGAGGCCGTCCACAACCCCAAGCACGAGGTGGAGATTGCCCTCGTCGGCAAGTACATCGACCTGCCGGACGCCTACCTTTCCGTGACCGAGGCGCTGCGCGCCGGCGGCTTCGCGAACGACACCAAGGTCAAGATCCGCTGGGTCCCCTCCGACGAGTGCGACACCGAAGAAGGCGCGGTCCGGTCCCTGGCCGGCGTGGACGCCATCTGCGTCCCCGGCGGTTTTGGCATCCGTGGCCTTGAAGGCAAGCTCGGCGCGCTGAAGTACGCCCGCGAATCGAAGCTCCCGGTCCTGGGCCTTTGCCTGGGCCTGCAGTGCATGGTGATCGAGTACGCCCGCAACGTCGTCGGCCTCGAAGGCGCGTCCTCCTCCGAGTTCGAGCCGGACTCCAAATACCCGGTCATCGCCACAATGGAGGAGCAGCTGGAGTACGTTGAGGGCCGCGGCGACCTGGGCGGCACCATGCGCTTGGGCCTGTACGAGGCCAAGCTGGACGAGGGCTCGGTCATCGCCGAGACCTACGGCAAGACCGTGGTCAGCGAACGCCACCGCCACCGCTACGAGGTCAACAACAAGTACCGCGAGCAGATTGCTGCCAAGGGCCTGGTGTTCTCCGGAACCTCGCCCGACGGCAAACTGGTGGAGTACGCTGAGCTTCCCCGCGAAGTGCACCCGTACTACGTTGCCACGCAGGCGCACCCGGAACTAAGCTCACGGCCCACCCGGCCGCACCCGCTGTTCGCAGGACTGGTCAAGGCTGCACTGGACCACCAGCACGGTGTCGGCCAGCCCGCTGCGGCGGCTGCCAAGGCTGCCAAAGCTGCGACGGCAGAGTCCAAGTAA
- the recN gene encoding DNA repair protein RecN, with amino-acid sequence MLEELRIRDLGVITDATLPLGPGLSVVTGETGAGKTMVVTAVGLLLGARSDAGAVRSGAKSASAEAVLKLDAGHAAVNRARDAGAEVEEFDGGAELLLARSVGADGRSRAYLGGRTAPVGVLAEIGGTLVVVHGQSDQIRLKSPVAQREALDKFAGEGLAGPLTAYQELHGRWKASQAELDGLRSAARERLREAESLEAALAEIDAVDPQPGEDESLKAEAVKLANVEELRIAASTARQALISEDFGEEADATTLVDAAKRTLEHVAEHDAELGSAAARLAEVGFLLNDIAGELASYQAGLDTEGPERLAEIEDRRAALAKLVRKYAPSIDEVLVWAEQARARFEELQDDSTRIEALEAEVTGSEAELRKQAAAISKLRKKAAKDLAARVSAELTALAMADATLVINVEPGDALGPFGSDDIAFLLQPHSGAPARPLGKGASGGELSRVMLAIEVVLAAVDPVPTFVFDEVDAGVGGRAAVEIGRRLAMLARHVQVLVVTHLPQVAAFADQHIRVTKTSVRGADGATATGFTSSDVQLLDEAERVRELARMLAGQEDSESAQAHAQELLDDAKLLPQQA; translated from the coding sequence ATGCTTGAAGAACTAAGAATCCGCGACCTCGGCGTCATCACCGACGCGACGCTGCCGCTGGGCCCTGGTCTAAGCGTCGTGACCGGCGAGACCGGAGCGGGCAAGACCATGGTGGTTACCGCCGTCGGCCTCCTGCTGGGCGCCCGGTCCGACGCCGGCGCCGTCCGCAGCGGTGCAAAGAGCGCTTCCGCCGAGGCTGTGTTGAAGCTCGACGCCGGGCACGCCGCGGTCAACCGGGCGCGTGACGCCGGAGCCGAGGTGGAGGAGTTCGACGGCGGCGCCGAGTTGCTGCTTGCCCGCAGCGTCGGCGCCGACGGACGCAGCCGCGCCTACCTTGGCGGCCGCACCGCGCCGGTCGGTGTGCTCGCCGAGATCGGCGGAACCCTGGTGGTGGTCCACGGGCAGTCTGACCAGATTCGGCTCAAGAGCCCTGTTGCCCAGCGTGAAGCGCTGGACAAGTTCGCGGGGGAGGGCCTGGCAGGGCCGCTCACCGCGTACCAGGAGCTGCACGGACGCTGGAAGGCCAGCCAGGCGGAACTGGACGGGCTCCGCAGTGCAGCCCGGGAGCGGCTCCGCGAAGCGGAATCCCTGGAAGCCGCCCTGGCTGAGATCGACGCCGTCGACCCGCAGCCGGGCGAAGACGAATCGCTCAAGGCTGAGGCCGTCAAACTCGCCAACGTCGAAGAACTGCGGATCGCCGCGAGCACCGCCCGCCAGGCCCTGATTTCTGAAGACTTCGGCGAGGAAGCCGACGCCACCACCCTGGTTGACGCCGCCAAGCGCACCCTCGAGCACGTCGCCGAACACGACGCGGAACTCGGCTCCGCCGCTGCCCGGCTGGCCGAGGTGGGCTTCCTGCTCAACGACATCGCCGGTGAACTGGCGAGCTACCAGGCCGGCCTGGACACCGAAGGCCCGGAACGCCTCGCGGAGATCGAGGACCGCCGCGCCGCGCTGGCCAAGCTCGTGCGCAAGTACGCCCCAAGCATCGACGAAGTCCTCGTCTGGGCGGAGCAGGCCCGGGCGCGTTTCGAGGAACTCCAGGACGATTCCACCCGGATCGAGGCGCTCGAAGCCGAGGTCACGGGATCCGAGGCGGAGCTGCGCAAGCAGGCGGCGGCCATCAGCAAGCTCCGGAAGAAAGCCGCCAAGGATCTCGCGGCCCGCGTCAGCGCCGAGCTGACCGCTCTGGCCATGGCGGACGCCACCCTAGTCATCAACGTCGAGCCCGGGGATGCGCTGGGCCCGTTCGGCAGTGACGACATCGCGTTCCTGCTGCAGCCGCACTCGGGCGCGCCCGCGCGGCCGCTGGGCAAGGGCGCTTCCGGCGGCGAGCTTTCCCGCGTGATGCTCGCCATCGAGGTCGTGCTGGCCGCCGTCGACCCTGTCCCCACGTTCGTGTTCGACGAGGTCGACGCCGGCGTGGGCGGCCGCGCCGCCGTCGAAATCGGCCGCCGGCTGGCCATGCTCGCCCGCCACGTCCAGGTTCTGGTGGTCACCCACCTGCCGCAGGTGGCGGCCTTCGCCGACCAGCACATCCGGGTCACTAAGACCTCGGTCCGCGGCGCCGACGGCGCGACCGCCACCGGCTTCACCTCCAGCGACGTGCAACTGCTTGACGAGGCGGAACGCGTCCGCGAGCTGGCGCGCATGCTGGCGGGCCAGGAGGACTCCGAATCGGCCCAGGCGCACGCCCAGGAACTCCTGGACGACGCCAAGTTGCTGCCGCAACAGGCTTGA
- a CDS encoding NAD kinase, with the protein MSRRVLILAHTGREESLKAAWEACAQLHASGIVPVMQKSELGDMVRFFGRLDQPVEVLHDHVKLPDVELVMVLGGDGTILRAAELVREVDVPLLGVNLGHVGFLAESERADLAQTVDWIASRQYTVEERMTIDVQVWCRGQKIWHTWALNEAAIEKGNRERMLEVVTEVDERPLTSFGCDGVVLATPTGSTAYAFSAGGPVVWPEVEALLIVPISAHALFAKPLVVSPRSRLAVEILNRTDAQGVLWCDGRRSVDLPPGARVEVTRSATPVRLARTHQTPFSGRLVRKFELPIQGWRGPVPQPNVIHTGPIPVVRTPRPMPPLSAPRHADPGAPNDPPTAK; encoded by the coding sequence ATGAGCAGGCGCGTCCTCATCCTTGCCCACACCGGCCGCGAGGAATCCCTCAAAGCCGCCTGGGAAGCGTGCGCCCAGCTGCACGCGTCCGGGATCGTCCCCGTGATGCAGAAATCCGAACTCGGCGACATGGTGCGGTTCTTCGGCCGGCTGGACCAGCCGGTGGAGGTCCTGCACGACCACGTCAAGCTTCCCGACGTCGAGCTGGTCATGGTTCTCGGCGGCGACGGCACCATTCTGCGCGCCGCGGAACTCGTACGCGAGGTGGACGTGCCACTGCTCGGCGTTAATCTCGGCCATGTCGGCTTCCTCGCCGAAAGCGAGCGGGCCGACCTTGCCCAGACCGTTGACTGGATCGCCAGCCGCCAGTACACGGTGGAGGAGCGGATGACCATCGACGTGCAGGTGTGGTGCCGCGGCCAGAAAATCTGGCACACGTGGGCGCTGAACGAGGCTGCCATCGAAAAGGGCAACCGGGAACGGATGCTCGAGGTGGTGACCGAGGTCGACGAACGCCCGCTCACCTCCTTCGGCTGCGACGGCGTCGTCCTCGCAACCCCCACCGGATCCACCGCCTATGCGTTCTCCGCCGGCGGACCGGTGGTGTGGCCCGAGGTCGAGGCGCTGCTTATCGTGCCGATCAGCGCGCACGCGCTCTTCGCCAAACCCCTGGTCGTCTCGCCCAGGTCCCGGCTCGCGGTCGAAATCCTGAACCGGACCGACGCCCAGGGCGTGCTGTGGTGCGACGGCCGGCGCTCCGTGGACCTGCCGCCCGGCGCCCGCGTGGAAGTCACCCGCTCCGCCACCCCGGTCCGGCTCGCCCGCACCCACCAGACGCCGTTCTCCGGACGCCTGGTGCGCAAATTCGAACTGCCCATCCAGGGCTGGCGCGGCCCGGTGCCGCAACCGAATGTCATTCACACCGGGCCGATCCCGGTGGTGCGCACACCGCGGCCCATGCCGCCGCTGTCCGCGCCCCGGCACGCGGACCCCGGCGCACCAAACGATCCCCCGACTGCGAAGTGA